A region of the Silene latifolia isolate original U9 population chromosome 9, ASM4854445v1, whole genome shotgun sequence genome:
GAtctcatttcacatgttttatggATGAGAATGCATTATTGAGTTGGGGCTGGATTTGATGTACTTGTATCTTTTCCCTTCTAAGTGTACTATCTTTTGTTTAACTTTTTCGTCGCCATTTATTGAATACAAAAGGAGGCTCGGGGAGATGCTGACGAATCTGAGTGGAAAAATTTGTATgatcttgaggattgtgacagcACTGATGTCAGCCCTGAAAATGATTCTTGTGGCTTTCCTCCACGTCGAGGGATGAATGACGAGACAGGGAATATGGAGGAGAAGGAAGATCTGAAGAATAGAGATGGCGTCAAGGTCCTTCCCTTTGAGTTTATTGCACTAGAGGCATGTCTTGAGGCAGCTTGTAGCTCCTTAGACCATGAGGTACTCTTTATGTATCCAGTCATCAGAAACTAGAAATTTTGGTTGAGATCGTTTCTAAAATTTAGCTTGTTCTTGATCTTATACTAGGCTCATTAATTGTGTAATCTTGTTTACATAGGCAACAACACTGGAGCAAGAAGCACATCCCGCCTTGGACAAGCTTACTTCAAAAATTAGCACCCTCAACTTGGAACGTGTTCGGCAAATTAAAAGTCGCCTTGTTGCACTAACTGGGCGTGTCCAAAAGGTAGGTGATCATAGTTTAGGTATTGGTGTTTACTATTCACTCCGTCCCGGTCATTCGTTTACCTTtacttttggcacaaagaccaaggaaaaaaAGAAGGCACCATTTGTACTTGTAGTTAATGGATGACAAGTAGACAATAGTGCAATTGGATGATCAAGTACCCATAAAAAACCTTCCCattatagaaaggtaaacaaatgaattagACACCCTAAAATGGAATAGTTAAACAAATGACcgtgacggagggagtatttgtcGGTTAATCTTCttgaattttattttataaacCACTAGACGAGGTGGCTGAATATTTTTCTCCATACAGTCGATCCCTAACTGATCTGTCTTCTTTTCTTCCTGCTACGAGTTTTTGTGCTTTAAAGAAATTAGCAATATATTGTTCGTGTTTAAGTTTGTAAAGAGAGAGAAATATGGTACTCTTGTTTATTGTGTCTTAGACTGGTCTTTTATCTCTACAATTTCATCTGGATTAAACTTGTAAAGAAAGTAGCCATTCAAACTTTATTTTGTTCTAATTTTGTCGGGAGCcaatgtaaatgtaaaaaaacCTCCCTTATATAAAAGTCAAAACATGAGCAAATGCCTCAGGCTGAACAAAATAGAATATGCAAATGATTAAGTGAAACAAGGGAATATGATGTACTAATACGATGTAATTGCACAGGTGAGGGATGAACTTGAGCACCTACtggatgacgatgatgatatgGCAGAGATGTATCTTAGTGAAAAACTGGCTGAGCAGAACCTTGAAGAATCTTCAGCTTCCTCGGTGAATGAACATGACGATGTGAATCAGCCAGAAATGGATACTAGGTATGTTTCGCAAGAAAGGCTGGATTTCTTTTTTATTGGTGTAAAGGGAGGCATATTGGTCATAATGGTCAATGGCTGTTTTGTTGCTGTTGGGTTTGGAACCTAGGCCTTGTTAATCATAGAACTTTACCAGCTTTCTCAGCTGTAATCTGCAGGGTAGATATTCTTCTTACTGTTTAAGCATCACTGATCTGCTTTTAGTTAATTTACCAGAAAATCCTGAGCTTATATATCTCACTATTTTCCAGAATGCCGGCAGAAATGTCATCAGAAATTTACGCGGGTTCGGGTAGATATGAAAGTGATGCAGCCAACGCCCAAGACCAATATTTTGGCGTGGGTGCTGCACTAGCCAGAAGTGGGACACGGACCAGCACAACACACAGTGCCATAAGCAAACACCTTGATGTAGAGGAGCTTGAAATGCTTTTGGAGGCATATTTTGTTCAGATTGATGGAACACTAAACAAACTTACCACGGTATGCAAGTTCTGTAATTCTAATATGGCTTTTATCCATTCTTTGTTCTCTTACATTCTGCCCTTGCTGTTTCATTTTTTCTACTATGCTGCCATTTGCTGGTTAACTACTTATCTTTCCGTGGGTCTCTCTACATTATTACCTCAATGGTTGAAAGGTCCTTCCTAATCTGCTGCAGGATAAGGAAGATTGAATGTGCATAATCTCACCCTGTTTCAAATGACCCCTTTCGAAAACTGCATTAAAAAGTGCATAAGAAACTACTTCACCATAAAAAGAAGTGGTGAGCCCAACAGTATGAACATGACTCGAACTTGAATGAAAAACTTGCAGCAGATAACCCGATCCCAAATAACACGCCTCGCAAAAGATCCAACTCAAGTAAACCCTAGACAACCCCAAAAAGGCCAAAATGATCCAACCAGTAATCATTGGCCCGAACCCAAACTGACTCATAACCGAAATGACCAGTTAATAGTGTGCTCAAAATGACCCGAATCTGATTGTAATGGTTTGTTTGTTAAGTCTATTCATGATTCTTTTCTACTCCCACAACTCTTTTCTGTTCTTGCAACACTCACGCAGTTCAGATAATGAGGACAAATTTGAACGAAGTACTTACAGTTTCTGGAAAACCTTCACAACTCCTATTTGTTTTCATGAACACCGAGTTTCTTGTTTGTACATTTTCTTTTTGTAATCACACATCACCCGGAACAGTTTTAGAATTAGTTCCTTCGATACATCTGATTCTTTACGTTTGAATTAGTCACTTCTCACAAAAAAAAAGTAGAAACGTAAAGAACCAGATGAATTGGAGGGAGCAATTAACAATATATGAAGATCAGCTTCTAATCTCTCATTTTTGGGTCAATGTTAACTATAGTTGAGAGAGTATGTGGATGACACTGAAGATTACATCAATATAATGCTGGATGACAAGCAAAATCACCTTCTGCAAATGGGGGTCATGCTGACAACAGCTACACTGGTTATTAGTGCATTCGTTGTTGTTGCTGGTGTTTTCGGGATGAACATCACTATCGACCTCTTCGACCCCGATAAACATGGAGACCCGGAATTTCTGTGGACCGTCGGGGGAGGGGCCACAGGCACTATAGTTCTGTATATTCTCGCTATTGCCTGGTGCAAACACAAGCGTTTGCTCGAGTGATATTTGGCTTACAATGTTCTTTCAAGCTTCATATATGTTCATACTTGATTCGACATAAATGCCTTATTTTGTAAATTACTATGATGTTAAATCTCTTGTGGCAAACATCAAGGCCTTGCATTCGAAGTTGTTCTGCATCAGTACAGAGAAGATTTATTTGTAACATGAGTTGAGCTTTGGATGCTAAAAGCAATCTAAATGTAGAAAGATTTTGTCTTAATttcttaataaatcaaatttatctcCTGTTCTTAGTAAAGCTCTAGCTCTATGAGATTTATCTTGACATGATTTGACTACTAATATTAATCGGTTTCCACGTCATTTTTGAGACTTTCTTGCAGTTATAATATTTCTGTAAGATTTTCTGCTTCCATATATGCAACTAGATAAACCAACTAACTATCCTTTGGTGTTGAGGCTGCTAATCTGCTATCTTCTGACTTTTCTTCTCTCTAATGCAGCCTTTACAAATATTGATTACAATTTGCATGTAGAGTAGTTGTAGACATTAGCAGCAAATATAGTATAATGATGCTCAAAACCAATTGATGATGTTACATTTCATGTACAAAGTAACACTGTGTGGCTAGGTGGAGGGTGATGGCCGGGTGGGAGCACATTTTCGACACCACATTTGATTTGTTACCCTTTCACATAGAAAATGTTTTCCGTCACATGGTGGGGTTGGCGACTGCTGGATGGGGTTGGGCGAGGGTTTTGGAGATTGAGAGTGACGGTAGCGAAGGGGAGTTGGTGGAGTGACCTTGTTGGACTTCGTCCAACATGTACCTTCTTGTGTCCCTACTTTTAACCGTACCCATTACCGCGCACTTTGATTACACTAGTGTGTAAATTTGGGTGACTCGCAACTAAAAGGGAGATAAAGGCGTGTAGAActgatggcacaaagttggtgtTGGCGAGTTGAGGAGATTGTAAGGTGTCGAGTTGGTTATTAGCAACAATGAAAATCAAAAGAATATTTTTTTTTGGCAAGGGTAGTGTTGGCGAGAATAGGAAGCAAAAGAATGATtactagtgtaacacccccatctactaaAGGGCCTTATCAAGGACTACCTTAGCACACGAGAGTGCtactatctcggttacccgaggtagtatgCATCAAAGATACCATAATGAAGCAAGAAATGTAAATAATAAAGTTTAACTAAGGTTATACAACCGAAACCTCAAAGTGAAAGTAAAATATAACTCCTCGTCTCAAACTAGCCAAAAGATAGTATACTAAACAACAGCGGAAGCTAATGTGAAAGTCTCGACGGCGTCCCATCCAAACCCGCAAGCAAGCtcaaacatcaacacctgctagacTCACTGCTCGCCATTTGCCggaaatatcaaatggatcaccacagttttgaaaacattgaAGGGTCGGTACAATTACATAGTTAATCACAACTACACACAAGAATAGGCAACTTAAGATAACACAATCAATACTCCAataatcctccaaactccataacCACAAATGGCTCTCATCGCAACGAGTAGCCGAGTTCCCATTGCAATAGGTAACCCACCCCTGCCGATGCCAAACCGCAGCGTGGACATCAAattcccgctcatcgcaacgagcgaacccaagctcattaatgtgcacaacccccttgtgacgggagtcaTAAGAGGCGAAACAAGGGGGCGAAACCTTCTCCCGACATGGCTCACAACATCCAAACCAACAACTCTgataatcacaatcacaatacacaATACTATAATCACAACAATCACAATATCACCCAATGTAATTAACCACATAATTGTACCgtgtagagaaaccctaccttattcgcgAAATCCGGAAAATAGCGCAACAACGGTCTAGaattgctcctctacgaaatcctCACCTATATAACGACATACGTGCAATTACTAACCATAATTTATGATTATATACTAGTTTCCTCGATGttacccaaattagggtttagatggCATCtctaaaacaaataacaaaatgtATAAGAAGGAAGATCGACTTACTACACGGACGATACGGAAAAAAGGAACTCCAAGACCCCACAATGACGAATCCTTGCTTAGAtggtgattagggtgattagagagtgTTTAGAGTGTAATTAGGTTTGCAAATGACGTTTAAGAACTATTAAAATGATTTTATAACCCTCTAATCatcttaatcaaaccgcggaaaaacAACTCGTCAGagcgggcactcggtcgagtaccctaggtgggttgtaataccccgtattttatttgaGCGAGATATTATTTAGTAGTATCATAAAAGTaataaattgattcatattgtaagacgagtcgggtttatagttttaggtggcatttttgggtcaagatgtcataacccatttacccatttaccaaatgttataacccatttacccatttaccatataacctaattttaacctaagtttaacctaattctaccctaacacaaCCCGCCTCAcattccctcaacccgcctccctcctttcttcaGCTTAGATCTCggctttcacgcaaaacgagagagagagagagagcatgggTGGTCACGGTGCAGCAAGGAAGGGCTAGGGGTGGTCGTCGACGTTCTTAGGcggccgtggtggctgttatggtggcggaaaaaggtaaggGTTCAGCACCTTCTTCTCTGTTTTCCATTTCTGTCGAGATGTTGGTGGTGGTTTCGTGTCTTATAGGTGCGTTTATAGTGGGTGTTGAAGGGGTATAGGAGTAGTGTGGTCAGGGACGAGTGCTTTGGTGGTAGTATTGGGGGTAttgggtggtgatggtggttgtaAAAGGCGGCAGCGACGGGGGTGGGCAAAATGGGTTTTATTTACAGTTTCAGGCGGGTTTACACGACtgtgttggggtggcaccaccgtggactcgggggaggtcgaaatggtggcgCCACAGTGTCCGGGTTCGTGGGATGATGACGTGAGCAAGACGGTGGTGGTGAGGCGGGGATAGggtgttggttgcggtggagGAAATGAGAGAAACAGAGGGTGTTTGGGATGATGCACGGTGAACAGGCCAAACTtgaccctggttcgactcgccggcggcaatCGACAGGCCTGGTGGTGGTTCTTTGGTGGTGGGGACGAAGTGGGGGTCAAGGTgcggtggttgtcgtggtggttcgGTGGCGGTTTTAGGGTGTGGGCGAGAGCGAAGTAGGGGTAGTGATGTGGACGGGTTATGTTTGTTTGAAACGAGTTTTTATTAgttaatcattataattcgttatgcGGTCGTACTCTtacttaattaatttattttccgaGTCCTTTAAATGATTAGTTGATTTAATTcccgaattatttaatataattagagacgggtttgagtcgggattgttgtgAGTTGTTCAATAATTAATTCGGGTTTCTCTTAATCAAATAATccgtttaatcttttaattatcatatcggttatttaatttaattcccgagacatgtaataattcaagtcgggttttgaatcgggtttgttaaaagagaaaagttactatatcggggaagtttccattttaagaaattccaCTTTAATAActgtctattttgggaagttgggtcaaatattAATCGGGCTATTTTAGCTATCAATTGAGcctaagtttggtgtcgggattgtatttcggggaacttctattttgggagattgctatatttagtagttagtaattataaatattataattgttttaggtgacggatttgtgaaggatcgataatcaattcATTGCTTTGCTTTCTCGgatcgcttaatcgcttaattggaattctggcactttgaggtagggaaatacacttgtcctattatcgttatagttgaattgtgttgacttgattcctggttgttgatttccgttatcatttatatttggGAAGTGATTGGCTGAatttatcgtattgagtatgatatcacaacatggTATCCGGCATGACTTTGTGATTTATCGgttgatgaattatatacatattgcattgcattaattattgttgagcatttcatatgcattggagttggaggatgatgtggtggtgatgtggagatacgatgtgatgttgtgataaggcccgggcgggttctcgcagacttgccctggtgtcctccgctgcgaagcgggcggatcgactacggtcgatatatatagtctaccgggatcggtatggttggcgcggggttgtgtgtgatgagttgagatggagatggaggtgacggagtatcatgcatatcatatttcattgttttattgttttccctactcaacctcgtggttgaccctgtgtattcgtgaacacttgtgatgaaccgttttatggggagcagacttgacaggtttatgagataggacgggagctggatgggcgtgagacatttgGATCGGATGACCTAGTGGCTagttcatcatctagaagacttcacttttatttacgtcagttcttgtaatttaatttaaaaggagaatttgtaataattaagttaaaatgtaaataaattgccttggagtttaatttgttattcactacctcgggaaaccgagatggtaacaccgtcatttatctgaggagtcctagttcaggcccttaaataaacggGGGTGTTGCATGGGTACTCGGCCGAATACACCCTATTCGACCGAGTGTCacccacactcgatcgagtgcccccaagTCAGAAGCCTGACTAAAAACACCCAACAACGCACTCAGTCGAGTACAACCTACTCGAACGAGTACTCTAtgcttgtaatactccgtattttataaatatataaataatattatattgcattttatacgaattatgtatgagacggaataatataaataataatgataataataataatacataatacaTGTATTTATACACGTCCAcctaccactatatatacccctcaccTTATCCATACTACCTTTTCCTATATCATTTCCCACCTCACAAATTTAGAGAGAATcgtagagagaaagaagagagaaaaaagagAATAAAAGGAAAAGATAATAAAGATCGTCTTTTGCCCTCCGCCTCGAGGTCGCAAGGTAAACCGCCTCACactagtttatatattattttaattgACCGCCTCGACCTTGACTCACCCTAGACCTGCCGTTGACCACCCTTGGACCACCGTTGACCGCCCAAAATTGGGTTTGACCGagtagatctagggttgtgttgGGTTGTGTGACTCGGTTTTAGGGCTCGGGTTTCGACCCCCTTTCGTAGCCTGACATGGGGGAGGCTTGGGTGGCGGTTGTTGAGGGTTGATAGGGGAGTGTGGTGGTGGCCGTAGGTGGCGGCCTAGGTGACAGTAGGGTGTGTAAATCATGGGTTAAAGGAGGGTGCGCGAGTTGTGTTATGTCGTCATTGTTGTTGCCGCTGTCGGTGGTTGCCACATCGTGGTGTGTGGCCACTGGACCCACCGTGGTCAAGGGCGGTGGGCGCCGCCGGCAAGGGTGGTTGTTTTGGGGTTGGTTTCGGGTTGTGTAGGGGTGTGTGTGAGTGTGAcggcactacgccaaatctggtaatcaataaggagcgtatcacaacggtttaatgcatttaataacgacacttagattaccgttttccaaatattgacgGAAACCTAGACTGCACTAATAtgaataacggtttccctcgaaaactgttattattataatttgacaacggctgcttaaaaaaccgttgtcaaaaacgaaaactcgttatagaatcactcttatgaacggttgttagaaaaccgttaccagtttaagatatcggcatttcgaaaaccgttactaaatttacaccagcaacggtttttgttacccgttgttatgttatagctacgtaTTTTtcgtaaccgttattattttctattatgaaataacggtttttcaattcaatcgttgtcaatatttgattagatttttcagtttgactactgcattcaaaactttatcagaattttaataaatattcaatttgactaataatattcaatttgaccaaaataattctataaatatgtcttcataatgttttaggtcaaattctaagttatcaaacatttactctttaatttctctctaaaaaaaatatggccggtgtatcggagctacaatcacattctcgttacgcacagccttttacttgcattctccataatctcccggttcattatggtgtgaatggaaagggtttaaaccctaattttgggtggttgacgcaaatgcttcatgactccggtttcaccgcggttaaaaaagtgtaccctgtgtctacaaacaagcaaggttttgtaggcttcgcttttatcgtgtttgacgaagccaactgccatgatagttttcgttaggcaagaaaattaggggcgagatttgcgggggaagatgcggggaaagaggacttctattcggatgataaacaacaaggaccttatctatgggttgcgacccatcttgatcatcaacTACTGACACATTGCAGGAAGTATTACATTCTTGCCactgtgcctatgtcatgggagaaagaggccattctaCCTGCACTTCCATTtgataatgaagggccgatctacgacttgctctataccgaaattcatgataagtatcctaatacttcatcagattctaataattaagtctttaattattatctggcattgtaagttgtatttggattatggtggtggtttgaattaaagattaattatttatgttttttgttacgttttttgttaccccatcctctggaattcagagacaatatcaccagaaaaatatctaacatttattataatgacttaggtttctaggagtacattaaaatatcaagctaaagatatttgtcgcgtaaaacaagcgttgtcaAACAttaaaaagcaaatgtgtagtgtggagttgaatggagggagtatgttttttgttaccctatcctctggaattcagagacaatatcaccatatatgtctctttcaccttcagcccaatccacacagtcgttttcccattgcaacggcactgtcccctgctcggtaatgcgaccttggcggtgcagaatcgtAAGTAGTATGAGACAatcagattcattcgcaacccataaatatgggcccgcccgctgatcatcgtgattaaaccagagtctcgaagagtcattgttatagaatgtccgctcaagtttgcgagcctgacgaaagcattcccgctcctcacctCCGTCAAACTCAATGAGGGCGCACCGCCCGAAGCCATcatgcgcatcattgtccgggtagatagtttgagCCAAATTCAATTCGGCCAACCGAATCAAACTTATTAACCAGTCAAGGGtatacgagagtatagcctttccatgcccgtcctctgtatacgggagattgtgaatgatgcacataaaagggtttagcgtacaaaaatctacttgggggtcctgcaagaggttcatatgatgcttcatcatcatcatc
Encoded here:
- the LOC141599668 gene encoding magnesium transporter MRS2-3, which translates into the protein MRPDEEPELTRPGFGPGIGHRKKAMGVRAWLVLDSTGQGQVVEAGKHSIMRRTGLPGRDLRILDPLLSYPSTVLGREKAIVINLEHIKAIITAQEVLLLNSKDPSVTPFVDDLQRRLLRLHQATKLQEARGDADESEWKNLYDLEDCDSTDVSPENDSCGFPPRRGMNDETGNMEEKEDLKNRDGVKVLPFEFIALEACLEAACSSLDHEATTLEQEAHPALDKLTSKISTLNLERVRQIKSRLVALTGRVQKVRDELEHLLDDDDDMAEMYLSEKLAEQNLEESSASSVNEHDDVNQPEMDTRMPAEMSSEIYAGSGRYESDAANAQDQYFGVGAALARSGTRTSTTHSAISKHLDVEELEMLLEAYFVQIDGTLNKLTTLREYVDDTEDYINIMLDDKQNHLLQMGVMLTTATLVISAFVVVAGVFGMNITIDLFDPDKHGDPEFLWTVGGGATGTIVLYILAIAWCKHKRLLE